Proteins encoded in a region of the Geoanaerobacter pelophilus genome:
- a CDS encoding transketolase family protein has product MSDMMATRDAYGEVLAELGQDNERIVVLDADLSGSTKTAVFGKKFPDRFFNMGIAEANMVVTAAGLAAIGKIPFVSTFAIFASGRAWEQIRQSVAYPKANVKVVATHGGVTVGEDGGSHQSVEDIAIMRAIPNMTVIVPADGVETKAAIKAIADYKGPVYVRLGRNKVPTVFPKDYSFAIGKGSELVTGSDLTFVTTGLMTSAAVKAAEALKSEGISARVVHIGTVKPLDQDILVKAAKETQLIITAEEHSIIGGLGGAVAELLSEHCPVPVHRLGVKDRFGTSGKAEELLKYFELTADDLAGAAREALKRK; this is encoded by the coding sequence ATGAGCGATATGATGGCCACCAGGGATGCCTACGGAGAGGTTCTTGCCGAACTCGGGCAGGACAATGAACGAATAGTGGTTCTGGATGCCGACCTTTCCGGATCGACTAAAACAGCTGTATTTGGCAAAAAATTTCCGGACCGTTTTTTCAATATGGGGATTGCCGAGGCAAATATGGTTGTCACTGCTGCCGGGCTAGCTGCAATTGGCAAGATTCCTTTTGTTTCAACCTTTGCTATTTTTGCTTCCGGCAGAGCTTGGGAGCAGATTCGCCAGTCAGTTGCCTACCCGAAAGCAAACGTGAAAGTCGTTGCAACGCACGGTGGTGTGACTGTCGGTGAAGACGGTGGGTCGCATCAGTCGGTGGAAGATATCGCAATTATGCGGGCAATCCCTAACATGACGGTGATCGTCCCTGCAGACGGCGTAGAAACAAAGGCCGCCATTAAGGCCATTGCTGATTACAAGGGGCCGGTATATGTCCGACTCGGGCGCAACAAGGTTCCGACTGTTTTCCCGAAAGACTATTCCTTTGCTATTGGCAAAGGGAGTGAACTGGTTACCGGCAGTGATCTGACCTTTGTGACGACCGGTTTGATGACTTCGGCTGCGGTGAAGGCTGCAGAGGCACTTAAGTCAGAGGGCATCTCGGCCAGAGTCGTTCATATCGGGACCGTCAAGCCTCTTGACCAAGATATTCTGGTCAAGGCGGCCAAAGAGACCCAGTTGATAATAACTGCCGAAGAGCATTCGATTATCGGCGGTCTGGGGGGCGCTGTTGCTGAGCTGTTATCCGAGCATTGCCCGGTTCCTGTTCACCGCCTGGGGGTCAAGGACCGTTTCGGCACCTCAGGAAAGGCGGAAGAATTGCTCAAATATTTTGAGCTTACCGCTGACGATCTTGCTGGTGCGGCGCGGGAAGCTCTCAAGAGGAAGTAA
- a CDS encoding ATP-binding protein yields MLAFGISFFAFLNLRKEQTQLINSARENTDLLLRTVEASIYNSMRIGNTEDVQVILEMVGQNPKLTSVRIFHPHGIVLRSSHPMEVGKPVDRSDYNLFVHNKKEGVYTVDGVGDLLKMIKPIYNEEPCHACHGHKARVIGVLNVNYSLSETQKRMLEATKLFFISTAAIISFLSIAISMVLLKFVRKPLNLLVNNMEKVERGDLTVRMHYIGKDEVGQLAKSFDSMVDRLDIAKKELEQFHFQQMERADRLASVGEMAAGIAHEIKNPLTGIAAAISIIKEDFDKADPRADILNEVLDQVKRLDKTVNDMLFFGKPSPPEFVYADINAILNKTLVFASQYKGGKHIDKKLLIAEDLPYVYVDPKQMQQVFLNLILNAFQAMPGGGELTLVTEQSEVEGKLFVHITIADTGEGIPDQVLEKLFTPFFTTKAQGTGLGLAICHKIVSQHNGVLNVTSECGKGTKFIIDLPGVLKTDLRNDNGLPPVAIQDVKELQ; encoded by the coding sequence TTGCTGGCCTTTGGCATAAGTTTTTTTGCTTTTTTGAATCTCAGAAAAGAGCAGACGCAACTTATTAATTCTGCACGAGAAAACACGGATCTGCTGTTGCGTACTGTTGAAGCCAGTATTTATAACTCCATGCGCATCGGGAATACTGAAGATGTCCAGGTAATTCTCGAAATGGTAGGACAAAACCCAAAGCTGACCAGCGTTAGAATCTTTCATCCCCATGGTATTGTCCTGCGTTCTTCCCACCCGATGGAAGTGGGCAAGCCGGTTGATCGCTCGGACTACAATCTTTTTGTGCATAATAAGAAAGAAGGGGTTTATACAGTCGATGGGGTTGGCGACCTTCTCAAGATGATAAAGCCCATTTACAATGAAGAACCCTGCCATGCCTGTCACGGTCATAAGGCAAGAGTCATCGGCGTGCTTAATGTCAACTATTCGCTTTCAGAGACACAGAAACGGATGCTGGAGGCGACCAAGCTCTTTTTTATTTCGACCGCTGCAATAATCTCTTTCCTCTCAATCGCCATATCTATGGTGTTGCTAAAGTTCGTACGCAAGCCTTTAAACCTGCTCGTAAACAATATGGAGAAAGTTGAGAGGGGCGATCTTACCGTTCGCATGCACTATATTGGCAAGGATGAAGTGGGGCAGTTGGCTAAGAGCTTTGACTCAATGGTTGACCGTCTCGATATCGCCAAGAAGGAATTGGAGCAGTTTCACTTCCAACAGATGGAGCGAGCCGATCGCTTGGCTTCGGTTGGGGAGATGGCGGCAGGAATTGCCCATGAAATAAAGAACCCTCTTACCGGGATAGCCGCAGCAATAAGCATTATCAAGGAGGATTTTGACAAAGCAGACCCTCGTGCTGATATTCTGAACGAGGTTCTTGATCAGGTTAAGCGACTTGATAAGACAGTAAATGATATGTTGTTTTTCGGGAAGCCTTCTCCCCCTGAATTTGTTTACGCTGACATAAATGCGATTTTGAATAAGACGTTGGTTTTTGCTTCCCAGTATAAAGGAGGCAAACATATAGATAAGAAACTCCTGATTGCCGAAGATCTCCCTTACGTTTATGTTGACCCAAAGCAGATGCAGCAGGTTTTTCTCAATCTTATTCTCAATGCCTTTCAGGCAATGCCGGGGGGGGGCGAATTGACCTTGGTAACCGAGCAGTCAGAGGTTGAGGGTAAGCTCTTTGTTCACATTACTATTGCCGATACCGGTGAAGGAATTCCGGACCAAGTTCTGGAAAAGCTGTTCACCCCGTTTTTTACTACCAAAGCACAAGGAACAGGATTAGGACTGGCAATTTGTCACAAGATTGTTAGTCAGCACAATGGTGTACTTAATGTGACAAGCGAGTGTGGCAAGGGAACTAAATTCATAATCGATCTCCCGGGGGTCCTGAAAACGGATTTGCGCAATGATAATGGGCTGCCACCGGTCGCGATTCAAGATGTAAAGGAGCTGCAATGA
- a CDS encoding putative metallopeptidase → MTTLNLTGALDRLVVDIVAKTDELSHICPSKLMICLSATRSGGIHGVYAKIHPLRFAGGALTRQVRRGRKTYTCCHEPLDYKGEEMLYVIYFLFPRFFDLPFREKLITIFHELYHISPEFDGDIRRFPGRNYAHGSSTRKFNEFMGTLADRYLEQMSDQELVDFLKVDVSLLRTRHRALVGRKLKAPRIRIAAN, encoded by the coding sequence ATGACAACATTAAACCTGACCGGTGCACTGGATAGACTGGTTGTCGATATAGTTGCAAAAACAGACGAACTGTCGCACATCTGCCCCTCAAAGCTTATGATCTGCCTTTCTGCAACCCGTAGCGGAGGGATCCATGGCGTCTATGCCAAGATCCACCCCTTGCGGTTTGCTGGCGGAGCATTGACACGTCAGGTGCGCCGCGGCAGAAAGACCTACACCTGCTGCCACGAGCCACTTGATTACAAGGGAGAGGAGATGCTGTACGTCATTTACTTCCTCTTCCCCCGGTTTTTCGACCTGCCGTTTCGCGAAAAGCTGATCACCATCTTCCATGAGCTCTACCACATATCGCCGGAATTTGACGGGGACATCCGCCGCTTCCCTGGCAGAAACTATGCTCATGGCAGCTCTACCCGCAAATTCAATGAATTTATGGGAACCTTGGCCGACCGCTACCTGGAACAGATGTCTGACCAAGAGCTTGTTGATTTCCTTAAAGTCGACGTCTCGTTACTGCGCACCAGGCATAGGGCGCTTGTCGGCAGAAAGCTCAAGGCTCCCAGAATCAGAATTGCCGCAAATTGA
- a CDS encoding sigma-54-dependent transcriptional regulator, whose translation MKKTRILVVDDEHLIRWSLEQNLKKQGYDVLTAGTGEDALRIAREEQPDLVLLDVQLPGLNGIQVLEKIKENDEDIVVIMVTAQGALETAVTAMRLGAYDYINKPFNLEEMAIVIKKALETSDLRREVASLRSEHKKFGSPNIIGKSRHMANVLDMMQKVAKSEASTVLIQGESGTGKELVAKWVHFASSRSEKPFVAINCAAVPATLLESELFGHEKGSFTDAKVTKKGLFELADGGTVFLDEIGDMDFGMQAKLLRFLEDRNFRRIGGTKAISVDVRIISATNRDLLKAIEEKNFRNDLYYRLQVIPIYLPPLRERKDDILLLAQHFIDVFNKEFNKCVKGISGLAEKMLADYNWPGNVRELKNVIERAIILGNEDTLLLEHLPLEIVAKSSASAVPQTTTFKLPPEGVDIEEVEKELIRQALENCDWNQSKAAKKLNLGIDAFRYRMKKFGFLK comes from the coding sequence ATGAAAAAAACACGTATCCTCGTTGTCGATGACGAGCACCTGATTCGCTGGTCCCTTGAGCAAAATCTTAAAAAACAGGGTTATGACGTGTTGACCGCTGGGACTGGTGAGGATGCCTTAAGAATAGCCCGTGAAGAGCAGCCTGATCTTGTTCTTCTCGATGTGCAGCTCCCTGGGTTGAACGGGATTCAAGTCCTCGAAAAAATAAAAGAAAATGACGAAGATATCGTTGTGATCATGGTGACGGCACAGGGAGCCCTTGAAACGGCAGTTACTGCTATGCGACTTGGGGCTTATGATTATATAAATAAGCCGTTTAATCTGGAAGAAATGGCAATCGTCATTAAAAAGGCCCTTGAGACTTCGGACCTTCGCCGAGAAGTTGCTAGCCTCAGAAGTGAGCATAAGAAATTTGGCTCCCCGAATATTATAGGAAAAAGTCGTCATATGGCGAATGTCCTGGATATGATGCAAAAGGTTGCTAAAAGCGAAGCTTCCACCGTTCTGATTCAAGGGGAATCTGGTACTGGTAAGGAGTTAGTTGCGAAATGGGTGCATTTTGCTTCGAGCCGATCAGAAAAGCCGTTTGTCGCCATTAACTGTGCCGCTGTTCCTGCTACGTTGCTTGAGAGTGAGCTTTTCGGCCACGAAAAGGGGTCCTTTACTGACGCCAAAGTGACGAAGAAGGGCCTGTTTGAACTGGCCGATGGCGGCACGGTGTTTCTTGATGAAATTGGTGATATGGATTTTGGGATGCAGGCAAAGCTGCTGCGGTTTCTTGAAGATAGAAATTTCAGGAGGATCGGAGGTACTAAAGCGATATCTGTTGATGTCAGGATTATTTCTGCAACTAACAGAGACCTGCTAAAAGCGATAGAAGAGAAAAACTTTAGAAATGACCTTTACTACCGCCTGCAAGTCATTCCCATATATCTTCCTCCCCTGAGGGAGCGCAAAGATGACATTCTGCTCCTTGCTCAACATTTTATCGATGTGTTCAATAAAGAGTTCAATAAGTGTGTAAAAGGGATATCTGGCTTAGCTGAGAAAATGCTGGCAGACTACAATTGGCCCGGGAACGTGAGAGAGCTTAAAAATGTTATTGAGCGGGCAATAATCTTAGGGAATGAAGACACCCTGCTTCTAGAACATCTACCGTTAGAAATCGTAGCAAAATCATCTGCTTCTGCGGTTCCGCAAACAACCACCTTTAAGCTGCCACCAGAAGGTGTTGATATCGAAGAGGTTGAAAAGGAGTTGATTCGACAAGCTCTCGAAAACTGCGACTGGAATCAGTCTAAGGCTGCAAAAAAACTAAATCTGGGTATTGATGCTTTCAGGTACAGGATGAAAAAGTTTGGTTTTCTGAAATAA
- a CDS encoding homocysteine S-methyltransferase family protein yields MKPSLLKAINDRVLVLDGAMGTMLQERGLKPGQSPEEMNLVMPEVVAAVHREYLEAGADVLVTNTFGGSREKLSHYGLCDRLAEINQAAVQIARKVAGDSAYVAASMGPTGRFVEPVGDMSFDQMKDVFHEQASVLIEAGADLVTLETFLDIKELRAAVIAIREVSATIPIIAMMTFDDNGRSVLGSSPEAAAITLEAVGADIIGSNCGLGVEGIYEILAAMRRVTDLPLIAQANAGLPQLKDGVTLFPASPEEMTFYHERFLTLGVRIIGGCCGTTPAHIKAMRDALQDKAQSFCRTSATKGVTFLSSRTGFVPVGGGNQVAVIGERINPTGKKGFAAELREGKVSYIRKEASEQVLAGATLLDVNVGTPGIDEAAAMERAVFCLSGAVQTPLVLDSSSPEALEAGLKAAEGKVLVNSVSGEAKSLARVLPLVKKYGAAVIGLALDEQGIPETAEDRLAVAGRIVHAAAEAGIPRKNIMIDSLTLTVSAEQKRAMETLRALRMVKETLGVNTVLGVSNISFGLPSRPVISSVFFAMAMAAGLDAAIINPKECQMMDAFRSAMVLLNRDENSSAYIEAYKGLANAVQPIAAAALPADVRGRLASAIIDGDRDQIVSLVEEALADGLSPIQVSNEGLLPGLEEVGRRFEKNQVFLPQVMRSAETMQAAFARLKQAMHGVAMESKGRILMATVEGDIHDIGKNIVCTLLENHGFEVIDLGKNVPAERIVQQATELKVDAVGLSALMTTTMSEMEHVIERLKSAGVKTFSMVGGAVVTQEYADSIGADLYARDAMEAVSRIKELLANP; encoded by the coding sequence ATGAAGCCTTCACTGCTCAAGGCGATTAATGACAGGGTTCTCGTTCTGGACGGAGCCATGGGAACCATGCTCCAGGAAAGGGGACTGAAGCCAGGACAGTCTCCGGAAGAGATGAATCTTGTAATGCCGGAAGTTGTTGCTGCCGTTCACCGCGAATACCTTGAGGCTGGCGCGGATGTCCTGGTAACCAACACATTCGGGGGGAGCCGCGAAAAACTGTCTCACTACGGGCTTTGTGACCGCCTTGCTGAGATCAATCAGGCTGCAGTACAGATTGCCCGGAAGGTGGCCGGGGATAGCGCTTATGTCGCAGCGTCGATGGGGCCTACCGGACGTTTTGTCGAGCCGGTAGGCGACATGTCCTTCGACCAGATGAAGGACGTTTTCCACGAACAGGCGTCAGTTTTGATCGAGGCTGGCGCCGATCTGGTAACACTGGAGACCTTCCTTGATATAAAGGAGCTTCGCGCTGCGGTTATTGCTATACGCGAGGTTTCTGCGACCATTCCGATTATTGCCATGATGACCTTTGATGATAATGGCCGGAGCGTACTGGGAAGCTCGCCTGAGGCCGCAGCAATAACCCTGGAAGCGGTTGGCGCAGATATCATCGGTTCGAACTGCGGGCTGGGCGTTGAAGGGATTTATGAAATCCTTGCTGCCATGCGCCGGGTCACGGATCTCCCGCTTATCGCCCAGGCAAATGCTGGACTGCCGCAGCTCAAAGACGGCGTTACCCTGTTCCCTGCCTCTCCTGAGGAGATGACTTTCTACCATGAACGCTTTTTGACTCTTGGTGTAAGGATCATCGGCGGCTGCTGCGGGACAACCCCTGCTCACATCAAGGCGATGCGTGATGCCCTGCAGGATAAGGCCCAGAGTTTTTGCCGGACCAGCGCGACCAAAGGAGTGACGTTTCTGTCGAGTCGGACCGGTTTTGTCCCAGTCGGCGGAGGTAATCAGGTTGCTGTCATCGGTGAGCGGATCAATCCCACCGGCAAAAAGGGGTTTGCTGCCGAACTCCGCGAGGGTAAGGTCTCCTATATTCGCAAGGAGGCATCTGAGCAGGTTTTGGCCGGCGCGACCCTGCTGGACGTCAATGTCGGAACTCCAGGCATTGATGAGGCGGCTGCCATGGAGAGGGCAGTATTCTGCCTGAGCGGAGCTGTTCAGACCCCTCTGGTTCTTGATTCATCCAGCCCTGAGGCGCTCGAAGCCGGGCTCAAGGCCGCTGAAGGCAAGGTTCTGGTGAATTCGGTTTCCGGAGAGGCGAAGAGTCTTGCCCGGGTGCTTCCTCTTGTCAAGAAATACGGGGCTGCAGTCATTGGGCTCGCTCTCGATGAGCAGGGCATCCCGGAAACAGCCGAAGACCGGCTGGCGGTTGCCGGCAGGATCGTGCACGCTGCAGCCGAGGCCGGGATACCACGTAAAAACATTATGATTGATTCCCTGACCCTGACAGTAAGCGCCGAGCAGAAGCGGGCTATGGAAACCCTCCGGGCCTTGCGTATGGTAAAGGAGACCCTGGGTGTTAATACGGTTCTGGGGGTAAGCAATATCTCGTTCGGCCTGCCGTCACGACCGGTAATCTCTTCTGTATTCTTTGCAATGGCAATGGCTGCAGGGCTTGATGCAGCCATCATAAACCCGAAGGAATGCCAGATGATGGATGCCTTCCGCTCGGCAATGGTGCTGCTGAATCGGGACGAAAATTCGTCGGCATATATCGAGGCATACAAGGGGCTTGCGAATGCGGTGCAACCGATAGCCGCTGCTGCCTTGCCAGCGGATGTTCGTGGACGTCTGGCATCGGCAATTATTGATGGCGATCGCGACCAGATCGTTTCGCTTGTTGAGGAAGCGCTTGCTGATGGTCTCAGTCCCATACAGGTGAGCAACGAAGGGTTGCTGCCCGGCCTTGAAGAGGTAGGGAGACGATTCGAAAAGAATCAGGTTTTTCTTCCCCAGGTAATGCGCTCTGCAGAAACCATGCAGGCGGCTTTTGCCCGCCTCAAGCAGGCAATGCACGGCGTCGCAATGGAGAGCAAAGGGCGGATTCTGATGGCTACGGTAGAGGGCGATATTCACGATATCGGTAAGAACATCGTCTGCACTCTGCTCGAAAACCATGGCTTCGAGGTGATCGATCTTGGCAAGAATGTCCCTGCAGAGCGGATCGTGCAACAGGCTACGGAGCTCAAGGTTGATGCCGTGGGGCTCTCGGCACTTATGACCACGACTATGTCTGAAATGGAACATGTGATCGAACGCTTGAAGTCCGCTGGGGTCAAAACCTTTTCTATGGTTGGCGGGGCGGTGGTTACCCAGGAGTATGCTGATAGCATCGGTGCCGATCTCTACGCCAGGGATGCCATGGAGGCCGTATCAAGAATTAAGGAGTTGCTGGCAAACCCCTGA
- a CDS encoding transketolase, translating into MKETIAKLEDKARSLRVSIIKTLHKSQSGHTGGSLSAIDIITVLYFHTMRHDSANPQWDGRDRFVLSKGHAAPAQYVALAEAGYFPKEDLMMLRRLGSHLQGHPDSKVTPGVEVCTGSLGQGLSLANGMAMGLKLDGKPNHVYAVLGDGELQEGQVWEAAMAAAHYKLDNLCAIVDANGLQIDGEVDRVMAVAPIADKFRAFGWHTIEIDGHDIGAIIDAFEQAKSLTGKPTVIVARTVKGKGVSFFENKASYHGVTPSDDELPRALECLGEQCNL; encoded by the coding sequence GTGAAAGAAACCATTGCAAAACTTGAGGATAAGGCGCGCTCTCTGCGTGTTTCCATAATCAAGACCCTGCACAAATCCCAGTCTGGCCATACCGGTGGTTCTCTGTCGGCAATCGACATTATCACGGTTCTTTATTTTCACACCATGCGCCATGACTCTGCAAATCCTCAGTGGGATGGCCGTGACCGCTTTGTTTTGAGTAAAGGGCATGCCGCTCCGGCGCAGTACGTTGCCCTTGCCGAGGCGGGTTATTTCCCAAAAGAAGATTTGATGATGCTCCGTCGCCTGGGGAGTCATCTCCAGGGTCACCCGGACAGCAAGGTTACCCCAGGTGTAGAGGTGTGCACAGGATCTTTGGGCCAGGGGCTTTCATTAGCCAACGGTATGGCAATGGGGCTTAAGCTCGACGGTAAACCTAATCACGTCTACGCCGTTCTGGGTGATGGTGAGCTGCAGGAAGGGCAGGTATGGGAAGCTGCAATGGCTGCCGCCCATTACAAGTTGGACAACCTGTGCGCAATAGTAGATGCCAACGGGTTGCAAATTGATGGTGAGGTCGATCGTGTAATGGCGGTCGCACCGATTGCTGACAAATTCCGTGCTTTTGGCTGGCACACTATTGAAATCGATGGTCACGATATCGGAGCCATCATAGATGCCTTTGAGCAGGCAAAGAGCCTGACCGGAAAGCCGACAGTGATTGTTGCCCGGACAGTAAAGGGCAAAGGAGTGTCTTTCTTCGAAAACAAGGCGTCTTACCATGGTGTGACTCCTAGCGATGACGAGCTGCCGAGGGCACTTGAGTGCCTCGGTGAACAGTGCAATCTGTAG
- a CDS encoding type II secretion system protein, whose amino-acid sequence MSYFTRKYCGGFTYLAALFAIMIMGIMLGMVGQSWTALMKREREEELFFRGSQIRAAITRYYDDPKNGSGGTRHPPTGLRELKDLLKDPRELTTTRWLRQLYIDPVTGKDWEVINGPVKDSTGKSKPFTGVIGVKSKSDEAPLKQSGFSEDYKAFEGKTKYSDWQFVYGLSPQQGSLKVEMPKSPFLK is encoded by the coding sequence ATGTCCTATTTTACCCGTAAATATTGCGGGGGATTTACCTACCTGGCCGCACTGTTCGCAATTATGATCATGGGGATAATGCTGGGCATGGTCGGTCAGAGCTGGACCGCTCTTATGAAGCGAGAGCGAGAGGAAGAGCTGTTTTTCAGGGGATCACAGATCAGGGCTGCCATCACGCGGTACTACGATGATCCCAAAAACGGAAGTGGCGGGACGAGACACCCTCCGACAGGACTCCGTGAGTTGAAAGACCTGCTCAAGGACCCGCGCGAGCTGACAACAACGCGGTGGCTTAGGCAGCTCTACATTGATCCTGTGACCGGTAAAGATTGGGAAGTCATTAACGGTCCAGTTAAAGATAGCACCGGTAAAAGTAAACCCTTTACCGGCGTTATCGGTGTAAAAAGCAAGAGTGATGAGGCTCCTTTGAAACAGTCAGGGTTTTCTGAGGATTACAAGGCGTTCGAGGGCAAGACCAAATACAGTGATTGGCAGTTTGTCTATGGGTTGTCCCCACAGCAGGGATCACTGAAAGTAGAAATGCCGAAATCTCCATTTTTGAAATGA
- the murI gene encoding glutamate racemase: MSWKAIGIFDSGVGGLTVLKEIVKALPQEDTIYLGDTARVPYGTKSPETVIRYARQITEFLVGRDIKLLVVACNTASAVALDSLNEAFSIPIVGVIEPGARRAVSVTKTGKVAVIGTEGTVKSSAYTKAIKRLSSDVQVVTRACPLFVPLAEEGWVDNEVARLTARSYLEGLREDGVDTLVLGCTHYPLLKGVIEEVMGSDVVLVDSAEETARTVAGILADHDLLRPVAEKGNHHYFVTDVPAGFIRVGNRFLGGDLGDVYQVNLEQAIQVGDGGDDGE, from the coding sequence ATGTCGTGGAAGGCAATCGGAATTTTCGATTCGGGTGTCGGCGGGCTTACAGTCCTTAAGGAGATTGTGAAGGCTTTGCCGCAGGAAGACACCATATATCTTGGGGATACTGCCAGGGTTCCTTATGGGACCAAGTCTCCGGAGACCGTGATCAGATATGCTCGCCAGATTACCGAATTCCTGGTGGGGCGTGATATAAAGCTTCTGGTGGTGGCCTGCAACACCGCATCTGCCGTGGCGCTCGACTCGCTCAATGAGGCCTTCTCCATACCGATAGTTGGTGTTATTGAGCCTGGGGCAAGGCGTGCCGTCTCGGTGACCAAGACGGGGAAGGTTGCGGTTATCGGCACTGAAGGGACGGTCAAGAGCAGTGCCTATACAAAGGCAATCAAAAGGCTTTCCTCAGATGTCCAGGTGGTTACGCGCGCCTGTCCTCTTTTTGTGCCGCTTGCTGAAGAAGGCTGGGTTGATAACGAGGTCGCCAGGTTGACCGCCCGGAGTTACCTTGAAGGGTTGCGGGAAGATGGCGTTGATACCCTGGTTTTGGGCTGTACCCATTATCCCTTGCTGAAAGGGGTTATAGAAGAGGTTATGGGGAGCGATGTCGTACTGGTTGATTCCGCCGAAGAGACGGCACGTACCGTGGCCGGGATCCTGGCTGATCATGACCTTCTCCGGCCAGTTGCGGAAAAAGGGAATCACCACTACTTTGTCACCGATGTTCCTGCCGGGTTCATCAGGGTCGGCAACCGTTTTCTGGGGGGGGACCTGGGGGATGTTTATCAGGTAAACCTTGAGCAGGCAATTCAAGTGGGAGATGGCGGCGATGACGGAGAATAG
- a CDS encoding GerMN domain-containing protein gives MTENRAPRKVSTSVLVGIIILAVILGGLFLRKYAGREPLPKQPPPQSAPEQGVKTVTLFFAAPEGGGLLRESRVVEPCSGVEECSEDILSELINGPIGDLSPTLPETTMFHGVSLSGGTLTIDFSRELQEGLVAGSEAEMSAVYSVVDSLAFNLAQVKKVRFLVDGKPLETLKGHLDLREPLDPDYTYEKKVDYPAVTPTPQRRQP, from the coding sequence ATGACGGAGAATAGGGCACCGAGGAAAGTCAGCACGTCGGTACTCGTCGGGATCATTATCCTGGCGGTCATTCTGGGAGGCCTGTTCCTCAGGAAATATGCGGGTCGGGAGCCCCTGCCCAAGCAACCGCCTCCCCAGTCTGCCCCTGAACAGGGAGTTAAGACGGTGACGCTCTTTTTTGCTGCACCGGAAGGTGGTGGGCTGTTGAGGGAGTCCCGAGTGGTTGAACCATGCTCAGGCGTGGAAGAGTGCTCTGAGGATATTCTGAGTGAGCTCATCAACGGGCCTATCGGTGATCTCTCGCCGACATTGCCGGAAACCACCATGTTTCATGGGGTCAGTCTCTCCGGGGGCACGCTGACCATTGATTTTAGCAGAGAGTTGCAGGAAGGGCTGGTTGCAGGGTCTGAAGCCGAAATGTCTGCAGTTTATTCTGTGGTTGACTCGCTGGCTTTTAATCTTGCCCAGGTTAAGAAAGTCAGGTTTCTGGTAGACGGGAAACCGTTGGAGACCCTGAAGGGGCACCTTGACCTTCGCGAACCCCTTGATCCTGATTACACTTACGAAAAGAAGGTTGACTATCCAGCTGTTACACCGACACCTCAAAGGAGGCAGCCATGA
- a CDS encoding cytochrome C, with protein MKLRKQDWIFIGIAAVVLAIFLAISGEEKTHKVPLDDKHKPFYEIVKQSGKMEADKGCPTCHNEQGGVPFPPKHPLKPKDGPMRCLFCHKLQKK; from the coding sequence ATGAAATTAAGAAAACAAGACTGGATTTTCATCGGTATTGCCGCGGTGGTGCTGGCAATATTCCTAGCAATTTCGGGAGAGGAAAAGACCCACAAGGTCCCCTTGGACGATAAACACAAACCGTTTTACGAAATTGTCAAACAGAGCGGCAAAATGGAAGCTGACAAGGGTTGCCCTACCTGTCACAACGAACAGGGCGGCGTCCCTTTTCCGCCAAAGCATCCGTTAAAACCCAAAGACGGCCCGATGAGGTGCCTCTTCTGCCATAAGCTGCAGAAAAAGTGA